The Nitrospiraceae bacterium genome window below encodes:
- a CDS encoding CBS domain-containing protein, which produces MPPRVSNIHLESTRSERLGLLSHECVRVKEVMTGALAIATPAAQVHEVIQLMESLDTSLVVVLEGPLLLGTISERDLALACPQADTPIAALLPPSARVCREDDVVAEAYAAMRRSGQTSLAVLTSDGRISGALSRAAALAVQQLRQGTD; this is translated from the coding sequence ATGCCTCCACGTGTGAGCAACATCCACCTTGAATCCACCCGATCGGAACGGTTGGGCCTCCTTTCGCACGAATGCGTTCGCGTCAAGGAGGTGATGACCGGCGCGCTGGCCATTGCGACTCCGGCCGCTCAGGTGCACGAGGTCATCCAGCTCATGGAATCATTGGACACGTCTCTTGTCGTTGTGTTGGAGGGGCCCCTCTTACTCGGTACCATTTCCGAGCGGGACCTTGCTTTGGCCTGTCCTCAAGCGGACACGCCCATTGCGGCGCTGCTTCCTCCTTCGGCACGCGTCTGCCGTGAGGACGACGTTGTGGCGGAAGCCTATGCCGCGATGCGGCGTTCCGGGCAGACGAGCTTGGCGGTTCTCACATCCGACGGCCGTATTTCCGGCGCACTGTCACGAGCCGCCGCCCTGGCGGTGCAACAACTCCGCCAGGGTACGGATTAG
- a CDS encoding DUF1328 domain-containing protein, which produces MLSWSITFLVVAIVAGVLGLSGVAGTATNIAYVLFLLFIIMAVVGWAVGKRPPA; this is translated from the coding sequence ATGCTGAGCTGGTCGATTACCTTTTTGGTTGTGGCGATTGTTGCGGGCGTGTTGGGGCTGTCGGGCGTCGCGGGAACTGCAACCAATATTGCGTATGTCCTGTTCCTGCTATTCATCATCATGGCGGTTGTGGGCTGGGCCGTCGGAAAGCGGCCTCCGGCGTGA
- a CDS encoding CsbD family protein, producing the protein MNEDQFQGKWKQFKGELKRRWAKFTDDDLLYIEGSLDKLDGKIQERYGDRKEEVKQWVDEWFEQRKSEKTE; encoded by the coding sequence ATGAACGAAGATCAATTCCAGGGCAAATGGAAGCAGTTCAAAGGCGAACTCAAACGCAGATGGGCTAAGTTTACCGATGACGATCTTCTGTACATCGAGGGGAGCCTCGATAAGCTCGACGGCAAAATCCAAGAGCGTTATGGCGATCGCAAAGAGGAGGTGAAGCAATGGGTCGATGAATGGTTCGAACAACGGAAGTCAGAGAAAACCGAGTGA
- a CDS encoding porin family protein: protein MMTKSVSAWMVGAAASVLMGLTEFAPPVSATDGNLFQQMEIGPISIGGRATYFDPKEGESRWFGGAQVRLYPFKYLAFEGSVDYRRQDQGGSRVHTYPVQVSALIYPLGQTRLAPFLIGGGGWYYTTVKGPGSYENTQNRFGAHAGGGLQFFFNNHVSIDSTYRYLWLEDISSKDQNIKDKKFNDNGHMITVGVNFHF, encoded by the coding sequence ATGATGACAAAGTCCGTATCTGCGTGGATGGTCGGAGCGGCGGCGAGTGTGCTGATGGGGCTGACCGAGTTTGCCCCGCCGGTCTCGGCGACCGACGGCAATCTGTTTCAGCAAATGGAGATCGGGCCGATCTCCATCGGCGGCCGTGCAACGTATTTTGACCCCAAGGAAGGAGAGTCCCGCTGGTTCGGAGGCGCGCAGGTCCGGCTCTATCCGTTCAAGTACCTCGCCTTCGAAGGATCGGTGGACTACCGACGGCAGGACCAGGGCGGGTCGCGGGTGCACACCTATCCCGTGCAGGTGTCGGCCTTGATCTACCCGCTTGGTCAAACCAGGCTGGCTCCGTTCCTCATCGGGGGCGGCGGTTGGTACTACACCACGGTCAAGGGGCCCGGCAGCTACGAGAATACACAGAACCGTTTCGGCGCCCATGCGGGCGGCGGCCTGCAGTTCTTTTTCAACAACCATGTCTCCATCGACAGCACATATCGATACCTGTGGTTGGAAGATATTTCTTCCAAGGATCAAAACATCAAGGACAAGAAGTTCAATGACAACGGCCACATGATCACCGTCGGAGTGAACTTCCACTTCTGA